One window of Papaver somniferum cultivar HN1 chromosome 9, ASM357369v1, whole genome shotgun sequence genomic DNA carries:
- the LOC113309108 gene encoding uncharacterized protein LOC113309108, giving the protein MRLKNYGMKLKLQLVPRRRILMLCQEVMKLGLKLNCLMIYETNWIQYHPLGLPGRDGAKTTGCTGTMSGFTEGNEGCFKKDREAIKWAATRGLKTDESLLLTSDPA; this is encoded by the exons ATTATGGGATGAAATTAAAGTTGCAGCTCGTGCCGAGGAGAAGGATTTTGATGTTGTGCCAAGAGGTTATGAAACTTGGTTTGAAGTTGAACTGTTTGATGATATATGAAACTAACTGGATACAATATCACCCTCTCGGCCTTCCTGGAAGAGATGGAGCGAAAACAACTGGCTGCACAGGCACAATGTCAGGATTCACAGAAGGAAACGAAGGATGCTTCAAGAAAGACAGAGAAGCCATCAAATGGGCAGCAACAAGGGGTTTAAAAACAG ATGAATCATTACTCTTAACATCTGATCCTGCATAG